The following DNA comes from Flavobacteriales bacterium.
TGTGTTCGGGTCATGCACGGTCTGATAGGCGAGATACTCATCCAAGACCTTATGATTCAATCTAGGAGACACCAGTTCAGAAGCCAGTAGTCCCTTTATCTCTGATGAGAATACCAAAGATGTGTCCTGAAAGGAGTAATAGAGGGGTTTGATCCCCATACGGTCACGTGCGATGAAGAGTGTTTTTTCCTGGTCATCCCATATGGCCATGGAGAACATACCATTCAATTTCTGCAGGCATGCAGGGCCCCAAGTGGCATAAGCGGCCAATAGGACTTCGGAATCCGAATCGGTCCGGAAATCATAGGATACGAGCTCGGACCGTATCTCTTGAAAATTGTAGATCTCTCCATTGAATACCAGACAATAGCGACCATCCGGGGTATTCATCGGTTGATCCGCATCGGAAGAGAGATCGATGATGGCCAGTCTTCTGTGGCCGAGAACGACATTGTCGAACAATCTGATACCAGCAGCATCAGGCCCCCGGTGAGCTGTTCGCTGATTCATACGTTCCATGATGATCTCCGGTCCGGAAATGTGTTCCAAACCGAATACCCCGTTGATTCCACACATGATCAGTGCATGATGTATTCAGGGCGACTGATGACCTGTTTCAGTCCTTCTTCCAGTGATACGAGAGGCCTGTCCAGCATTTCCATCATCTTGCTGTTATCGGGAAGTCTGCGTTTCATATCGCCTTCTTCCAAAGGTGGAAGATGCACGATCTTGGATGAGCTTCCAGTGATACGGATGATGACCTCGGCCAATTGTCGGATGCTGATCTCCTTATTGGATCCGATATTGATCACATCATTGACATACAGGTCGTCATAGAAGGTCTTCAAGCAAGCATCCACATTATCATCGATATAACAGAAGGTGCGGGTCTGGGTCCCATCACCGTACACAGTGATATCCCGACCGGCCAATGCTGCTCTGATGAATTTGGAGATGACAAAATCAGGACTCTGCTTCGGACCATAGGTATTGAAGAACCGGAATATGGTGAACTCCAGTCCGAATTCTTGGAAGTAGCTGCGCATGGAAGCTTCTCCGATATTCTTCACAATAGCATAAGGTAACTTCGAATTCAATGGAGTGGTCTCCTCATTCTGTGGAATCTCCACAGGTTCTCCATATACTTCAGAGGAAGAAGAGTAGTAGACCCGTTTGACCCTCGAGTTCTTGCTCAGTCTGAGGATATTCCGAATACCGGTGATATCATCCAGGACTTTGATCGGATTGCGTAAGGTCCTCAATACGCCTACCAGTGCGGCATAATGGAATACATAATCGAAGTTGTAGCTATAGAATACGCCTGCTATATCTTCATAGCTGTTGACATCACAGCGGATGAAATGCAGATTATCGTAAGCATCCAGTGGTAACTTGGACGTATCTCCTGTTATGAGATTGTCCACAACGACCACATGATTGGTGCTATCCTGGGCCAATCGGATGGCCATTTCACTAGCAATAAAGCCCGCTCCTCCTGTGACTAGAATCGTGTTCATCTGTACCTCTGGCTACAAAGGAACGTGAATTTACAACAATTCATCAAGCGTTTCGGACCACGACTCCAGTGAGATGCGCTTGGAGAGTTGGTGACTCTCATGTGACATGGTAGTCAATTCCTTTCTATCCATGCGCATGAACGAGATCATACAATCTTTCAGTTGATCTATATCCCCTGCCTTGAATACCAGACCATTGGAGTCCTTCTTTAAGAAACTGACCGCTGCTCCAATCTGATCGCTCAACAGGAGCGGAAAGCCCGCTGCGGCCATTTCATGGACCACAACTCCCCATGGCTCGAAGTGACTTGGTAGAATGAATACACTGGCGTTCAGTAGGTGTGATCTCAATTCATCCGGTTGAACGAAACCCAGATGTTCGATGTCTGGATGGATAACGCGTTTATCGTAGTCCTCCCCGGTACCAGCACAGTAGAGCTTCCAATCTGAATCGACAGCCTTTTTCGCTTCCAAAAAGGCCTCCCACATATCGTATATGCCCTTGTGCTTGATATACCTGCCTACGTAGATGAAGGACTTGGGTAACGGGGCATCCATTCGCTGAGAATACACCCGATGGAACATGGAGGTATCGGCCGTGTAGAATCCTTGTCTGATGTGAGTAGGCATAAAACCGAGTAGGTGCGCATAATCGGCTTGTCTGGGCCCGGCCACCCATGCATGGGTGAATGCCTTTTGTATGACTCTGCGCAGATACAGTTTTGCAAGGCGCTGTTTCAGTCGACCGGTCCATGCGGTATCCATGAGCAAGACTCTGGGGATGTTCACATCAGATCTTCTCAAAGCCGAGACATATTCGCGGTCCATCCAACCGCTACAGAGGATGATATCAGGCCCTTGGTCTTTGATCAATTGAACCAGGTCATCTACCTGATCGAACTCTGTCCTCACCCTATAGCTGACATCAGGAATCTCAGGAAGCTGAAAAGGAGCCTCAGGATTGACCGGCCAATGAACGATGGTGGCCTCATTGCCTCGCGCCACCCAGTGGGATATAGCGGACAGAACATATCCCGCTACTTCTGAGTAAAGGAACAACGCCCGCTTAGCCATCTATTTGATCTACAAGCGGACCTTCTTCCCCCATTTGTTTCCCGTGCAACATGATGGTCAACGACATCAACATGGTGATGGTCATCGGATTAAGGCTAGCGGTCAACCAGGATTCGAAACTGGCCGAGAAAATGATCGCATACATGTAAGGTAGCGCCTTGTCATACTTCTTGGAGATGTAGTGGAACATCAGGAAGAAGGCTACCAGATAGAGGATCAATCCGATGAGACCTGTATCGAACCAGAAGGTCAAGAAACTATTATGCGCATTTCCTAAGTGCCCTAAACTGGTCAGCAGGTCATAGTTCTGCCAGAATACCCAATCCAAATAGGTAAAGCCCTTGCCTACGAAAAAGGTGTCCTGAAGGTTGTCCCATGCAAAATTCCATGCTACCAATCGACCTGATCCGCCTTCGATGGTATCCAGTCTGAAGAAGTCTTCCAATCCCAAGGATGCGATGACTATGGGCAGGTTATGCATCACATACTGGTAACTCACGAGTATACTTATGAAGACCAAGAGTCCTGGAAACCCTCTGAGAATCTTGAAATTGCAGAACATGAGATAGAGCACGATGGCCATCAATGCCGATCGCGATTGACAGTAGAAGAGATTGATAAAGATGACCGCCCATACCGCTACTTTCTGCCATCGGGGAAAGGCATATGGATCTCTCCTACAAATAGTATCGAATAGCAAGGCGAAGAGGAATACCAATACTCCCAGGCCATTGGGATTTCCCATAAAGCCCATGAATCTACCGGTCAGATACACCAGATCGAAATTGACATAGCGGATCAAAATCCCAGAGATGAGATAGACCATCACAAAGAATACCAGAGAACGGAAGAATCCTCTTTGGTCTTCTTCAAGTACAAACCGTGTGAGAAAGGGCACTACGAGGAACAACAGCGCGTAGGAGATCGTCTTCTGTATGGCCAGATCCACCCGCGGGTTGTCATAAAGGATCAATAGACTCCATATGAAGAAGGGCAGGA
Coding sequences within:
- a CDS encoding NAD-dependent epimerase/dehydratase family protein; translated protein: MNTILVTGGAGFIASEMAIRLAQDSTNHVVVVDNLITGDTSKLPLDAYDNLHFIRCDVNSYEDIAGVFYSYNFDYVFHYAALVGVLRTLRNPIKVLDDITGIRNILRLSKNSRVKRVYYSSSSEVYGEPVEIPQNEETTPLNSKLPYAIVKNIGEASMRSYFQEFGLEFTIFRFFNTYGPKQSPDFVISKFIRAALAGRDITVYGDGTQTRTFCYIDDNVDACLKTFYDDLYVNDVINIGSNKEISIRQLAEVIIRITGSSSKIVHLPPLEEGDMKRRLPDNSKMMEMLDRPLVSLEEGLKQVISRPEYIMH
- a CDS encoding O-antigen ligase family protein, coding for MSIASYIRENLQFTLLVLLWVLVGSMTGPVAIGIIGGSIFLLTARGYFTEILLGFWIILMFSDSRLEAFQFAQSFKKVFIVILLIVFFLQRKRLVKEKNVIFSLFLPFFIWSLLILYDNPRVDLAIQKTISYALLFLVVPFLTRFVLEEDQRGFFRSLVFFVMVYLISGILIRYVNFDLVYLTGRFMGFMGNPNGLGVLVFLFALLFDTICRRDPYAFPRWQKVAVWAVIFINLFYCQSRSALMAIVLYLMFCNFKILRGFPGLLVFISILVSYQYVMHNLPIVIASLGLEDFFRLDTIEGGSGRLVAWNFAWDNLQDTFFVGKGFTYLDWVFWQNYDLLTSLGHLGNAHNSFLTFWFDTGLIGLILYLVAFFLMFHYISKKYDKALPYMYAIIFSASFESWLTASLNPMTITMLMSLTIMLHGKQMGEEGPLVDQIDG
- a CDS encoding glycosyltransferase family 4 protein — its product is MAKRALFLYSEVAGYVLSAISHWVARGNEATIVHWPVNPEAPFQLPEIPDVSYRVRTEFDQVDDLVQLIKDQGPDIILCSGWMDREYVSALRRSDVNIPRVLLMDTAWTGRLKQRLAKLYLRRVIQKAFTHAWVAGPRQADYAHLLGFMPTHIRQGFYTADTSMFHRVYSQRMDAPLPKSFIYVGRYIKHKGIYDMWEAFLEAKKAVDSDWKLYCAGTGEDYDKRVIHPDIEHLGFVQPDELRSHLLNASVFILPSHFEPWGVVVHEMAAAGFPLLLSDQIGAAVSFLKKDSNGLVFKAGDIDQLKDCMISFMRMDRKELTTMSHESHQLSKRISLESWSETLDELL